The Procambarus clarkii isolate CNS0578487 chromosome 37, FALCON_Pclarkii_2.0, whole genome shotgun sequence genome window below encodes:
- the LOC123747825 gene encoding Kruppel-like factor 3, translating to MKEYQEEWLDLESVLLGEAQEDLHYYQPPADAHAHHASTLPAHTPAHAPAHTPAHLGPGQPPPTHLTSSHSPPAHPPVGGTYSCHAPSTPSAGGEGGGGRPLPPMGVLGEPPPPHHSSGPLPSLLPPHPLPRGSSTPSMGEGVMGASPLAAHTAGLPPTPPHHDPHYGPPHPAYDTSSCRVKAEYGDFSQGGRAGVKRTYPDCVASPAKYPCVASSSYRRDDPYASSGPLPPLQYMGTTPTIPQQQQQQQQHQGPAAQYVLPPTPPQYPVGPHHHTNPHPDYAIPTSTPWTPSPHPTYTTYTQYLDFNTCGPSALTTSVPAPEVSAPPAKPRRRRARRKVIIHNCPYEGCIKTYIKSSHLKAHLRTHTGEKPYTCKWKGCGWKFARSDELTRHYRKHTGDRPFQCRLCERAFSRSDHLSLHMKRHIAL from the exons ATGAAGGAGTATCAGGAG GAGTGGCTGGACCTGGAGTCTGTACTGCTGGGGGAGGCGCAGGAGGACCTCCACTACTACCAGCCGCCCGCGGACGCCCACGCCCACCACGCCTCCACCTTGCCCGCCCACACGCCCGCCCACGCGCCCGCCCACACGCCCGCCCATCTGGGCCCTGGCCAGCCCccgcccacacacctgactaGTTCCCACTCCCCACCCGCTCACCCGCCCGTGGGCGGCACCTACAGCTGCCACGCCCCTTCCACGCCTTCAGCaggaggggagggtgggggtggccGCCCCCTTCCACCCATGGGGGTGTTGGGGGagcctccacccccccaccactCCTCCgggcccctcccctccctcctcccaccacaCCCCCTACCAAGGGGCTCCTCGACACCCTccatgggggagggggtgatgggggcgTCGCCCCTGGCCGCCCACACTGCCGGCCTGCCCCCCACGCCCCCACACCACGACCCCCACTACGGACCCCCACACCCTGCCTACGACACTTCCTCCTGTAGGGTGAAGGCTGAGTATGGAGACTTCAGCCAGGGCGGCCGGGCGGGTGTCAAGAGGACATACCCAGACTGCGTAGCATCACCGGCCAAATACCCATGTGTAGCCTCCTCTTCCTACCGCAGGGACGACCCTTATGCCTCGTCAGGGCCTCTCCCGCCCCTACAGTACATGGGCACAACCCCCACtatcccacaacaacaacagcagcaacaacaacatcagggcCCAGCTGCCCAATATGTTCTACCCCCCACGCCCCCACAGTACCCCgtgggcccccaccaccacaccaacccacaCCCTGACTATGCCATCCCTACCTCAACCCCCTGGACgccctcaccacaccccacctacaccacctacacccagtaCCTTGACTTCAACACCTGCGGGCCGTCAGCCTTGACTACGTCAGTGCCAGCACCTGAGGTGTCCGCGCCCCCCGCCAAGCCGCGACGTCGGAGGGCACGGAGGAAAGTCATCATCCACAATTGTCCCTATGAAGGCTGCATCAAGACTTATATTAAGTCTTCCCACCTGAAGGCCCACCTGAGGACTCACACCGGGGAGAAGCCCTACACCTGTAAGTGGAAGGGTTGTGGCTGGAAGTTCGCCAGGTCCGACGAACTGACTCGACACTACCGTAAACACACTGGAGATCGACCTTTCCAGTGTCGACTATGTGAGCGAGCCTTCTCCAGGTCAGACCACCTCAGTCTTCACATGAAACGTCACATAGCTCTCTGA